The Brevibacillus brevis genome contains a region encoding:
- a CDS encoding alpha/beta hydrolase gives MALEEIILESRFLGTPEKLIVYTPQRYSPLYSYPVLYVQDGEDYLAMGRMASLLDQLNRDKELPDIIAVFLPVEKSKRHDRYHPDGKEHMAYRRFLADEVVSYVDTHFSTHPLGNARTLLGESLGGVVSLFTALNYPHTFGQVACQSIAMDAKLNRLVADADFSVPQTFYLEIGTEETAVSTGRGTLNLLAANEELREILGMKKATLVYETFEGDHTWGHWQRNLPRMLMTLYG, from the coding sequence GTGGCCCTTGAGGAAATTATCTTGGAAAGCCGGTTTTTGGGGACACCGGAAAAGCTGATTGTCTACACACCCCAACGCTACTCGCCACTCTACTCGTATCCAGTCCTCTACGTACAAGATGGAGAAGATTACTTGGCAATGGGCCGGATGGCTTCTTTGCTGGATCAATTGAATCGGGACAAAGAATTGCCTGATATCATCGCTGTCTTTCTCCCTGTCGAGAAAAGTAAACGGCACGACCGTTATCATCCGGATGGCAAGGAGCATATGGCCTACCGTCGCTTCCTCGCCGATGAAGTCGTGAGCTATGTCGATACGCATTTCTCCACACATCCTTTGGGGAACGCACGAACACTTCTTGGCGAATCTTTGGGCGGTGTCGTCTCACTGTTCACTGCTCTCAACTATCCACATACATTTGGACAAGTTGCCTGCCAATCGATTGCCATGGACGCAAAGTTAAATCGTCTGGTAGCTGACGCTGACTTTTCCGTACCGCAAACCTTTTATTTGGAAATCGGGACGGAGGAAACAGCAGTAAGCACGGGGCGCGGCACATTGAATCTTCTAGCGGCCAATGAAGAACTGCGCGAGATTTTGGGCATGAAAAAAGCCACCCTCGTTTATGAAACGTTTGAGGGTGACCATACGTGGGGCCACTGGCAGCGCAATCTACCGCGTATGCTAATGACGCTTTACGGGTAA
- a CDS encoding YjcG family protein → MMYSIVIFPSSKVQEVANSYRKRYDPGYALVPPYIRLKEAFELDEAKLPELVSHLEQVASSTDSFSAHFHRVSSFHPTNNVIYLAVQNKEPFNELHQKIANQCVNEKETYAYVPHLTIGRDLSDDELRDVTGQLSMAKIDLTSEIDRFHLIYQLEDGIWSVYQTFLLKK, encoded by the coding sequence ATGATGTACAGTATCGTAATATTCCCATCTAGCAAGGTGCAAGAAGTAGCCAACTCTTACCGGAAACGTTATGACCCGGGCTATGCTTTGGTTCCTCCGTATATCCGTTTGAAGGAAGCCTTTGAGCTGGACGAAGCCAAGCTGCCTGAGCTGGTGAGCCATCTGGAGCAGGTTGCCTCCTCTACCGACAGCTTTTCGGCTCATTTCCATCGGGTATCTTCTTTCCACCCTACCAACAACGTGATCTATTTGGCTGTGCAAAACAAAGAACCATTTAACGAGCTGCATCAAAAGATTGCCAATCAGTGTGTGAATGAAAAAGAAACCTACGCATACGTACCGCATCTGACTATCGGGCGCGACCTGTCCGACGATGAGCTGCGGGATGTAACCGGCCAACTGAGCATGGCAAAAATTGACCTGACCAGCGAGATTGATCGCTTCCACTTGATTTATCAGCTAGAGGATGGCATCTGGAGTGTTTACCAGACTTTCCTTCTCAAAAAATAA